The Trypanosoma brucei gambiense DAL972 chromosome 10, complete sequence genome has a segment encoding these proteins:
- a CDS encoding N-myristoyl transferase, putative, which translates to MTDKAFTEHQFWSTQPVRQPGAPDADKVGFIMESSLDAVPAEPYSLPSTFEWWSPDVANPEDLRGVHELLRDNYVEDSESMFRFNYSEEFLRWALMPPGYHQSWHVGVRLKSNKSVLGFVAGVPITMRLGTPKMVLEKREHGEDGGEEVINDYLEPQTICEINFLCVHKKLRQRRLGPILIKEVTRRVNLMNIWHAVYTSGTLLPTPFAKGHYFHRSLNSQKLVDVKFSGIPPHYKRFQNPVAVMERLYRLPDKTKTRGLRLMEPADVPQVTQLLLKRLASFDVAPVFNEEEVAHYFLPREGVVFSYVVESPVGPGKDEENAGKTSKGTPTGTKCVTGGCEKVITDFFSFYSLPSTIIGNSNHSLLKVAYVYYTAATSVSITQLVNDLLIIVKLNGFDVCNVVDIYDNGTYLKELKFSPGDGNLYYYFYNWSYPSIPANEVGLVMV; encoded by the coding sequence ATGACTGACAAAGCATTTACGGAACACCAGTTCTGGAGCACGCAGCCTGTGCGGCAACCTGGTGCTCCTGATGCCGATAAGGTTGGGTTTATTATGGAATCGTCCTTAGATGCGGTACCTGCTGAGCCGTACAGTCTTCCCTCAACATTTGAGTGGTGGTCACCCGATGTAGCCAACCCTGAGGACCTTCGAGGTGTCCACGAACTTCTTCGTGATAATTATGTTGAGGACAGCGAAAGCATGTTTCGATTCAACTATTCGGAGGAGTTTTTGCGCTGGGCACTTATGCCTCCGGGATATCACCAGTCGTGGCACGTTGGTGTGCGGCTAAAATCCAACAAGTCGGTGCTCGGGTTCGTTGCCGGTGTCCCAATCACGATGCGCCTAGGCACTCCAAAAATGGTTCTAGAGAAGAGAGAGCATGGGGAGGATGGAGGAGAAGAGGTTATAAACGATTACTTAGAGCCTCAGACTATTTGCGAGATTAATTTTCTTTGCGTGCACAAAAAACTTCGGCAGAGAAGACTTGGGCCCATCCTCATCAAGGAGGTGACGCGTCGGGTTAATCTCATGAACATTTGGCACGCCGTCTACACATCTGGGACTCTTCTTCCAACACCGTTTGCCAAAGGCCATTACTTCCACCGCAGCCTGAACTCACAGAAGCTTGTGGACGTTAAATTTTCTGGGATTCCACCACATTACAAGCGGTTTCAGAATCCAGTTGCGGTTATGGAGCGCCTGTACCGACTTCCcgacaaaaccaaaacacgTGGTTTGCGACTCATGGAACCAGCAGATGTCCCACAGGTGACGCAGCTTCTCCTTAAGAGGTTGGCGTCGTTTGATGTTGCTCCCGTGTTcaatgaggaggaggtggcGCATTACTTCCTCCCCCGCGAGGGTGTCGTATTCTCCTACGTTGTGGAGTCGCCGGTGGGTCCAGGAAAAGACGAAGAGAATGCCGGTAAAACCTCAAAGGGCACACCCACAGGGACAAAGTGTGTCACAGGGGGCTGTGAGAAGGTGATTACGGATTTTTTCTCGTTCTATTCACTTCCTTCTACCATTATCGGCAACAGTAACCACTCGTTGTTGAAGGTAGCGTACGTATACTACACCGCTGCAACCAGCGTTAGCATAACACAGTTGGTGAATGATCTTCTTATCATCGTGAAGCTTAATGGATTCGATGTTTGCAACGTTGTTGACATTTACGACAATGGGACGTATTTAAAAGAACTTAAATTCAGCCCCGGGGACGGAAACCTTTACTACTACTTCTACAACTGGTCTTATCCGAGCATTCCGGCTAATGAAGTTGGTCTTGTGATGGTTTAA
- a CDS encoding clathrin assembly sigma-adaptin protein complex 4, putative, translating to MTTIEFIFLVNRQGQTRLAQYSTFMPIVERTALEGEVVRKCLQRRDTDCNFLDHLHYKLVYRRYASLFFIVGLNNRKALREEVNGKSFSLVPANGFDTDTFEEQTQGGELAIYEFIQLLVETLDKYFGNVCELDVMFNLEKVHFIVEEMFVNGRVGETNKLLVLQPVVMMDKESKGL from the coding sequence ATGACGACAATTGAGTTCATATTTCTCGTGAACAGACAGGGCCAAACCCGGTTAGCGCAGTATAGCACTTTTATGCCCATAGTTGAGCGTACTGCGTTGGAGGGAGAAGTTGTGCGAAAGTGTTTGCAACGACGAGACACGGATTGTAATTTCCTTGATCATCTTCACTACAAACTCGTTTATCGGCGTTACGcgtctcttttcttcatcgTTGGATTAAACAACCGTAAGGCGCTTCGTGAGGAAGTGAACGGCAAATCTTTTAGTTTAGTCCCCGCAAACGGTTTCGACACTGACACGTTTGAGGAGCAGACACAAGGAGGGGAACTGGCGATTTACGAGTTCATTCAACTTCTCGTGGAGACATTAGATAAGTACTTTGGGAATGTGTGTGAGCTCGATGTTATGTTTAACTTGGAGAAGGTTCATTTTATCGTTGAGGAGATGTTTGTGAATGGTCGGGTTGGAGAAACTAACAAACTCTTAGTGCTGCAAccggtggtgatgatggacAAAGAATCAAAAGGACTGTAG
- a CDS encoding glucosidase, putative codes for MMLSLVLSLIFLSVTTVRSKEITKLNSEFNLDASDYGEGILRLVLKPNKDWFYEVDSVVVREPVVGELQSKCDGASCTISSGNCAITTTVEGNRFQANYQCAGSMLTSVDLSLDHLEEPSVNFSFPVAQRLYGIPEHSMDLALKGDVTYLMYNTDAFQYKINDPQPLYGSIPFLIAHSVKVTTGVLFLNSAGMKVKVLSENGMGCQWDAEAGLVDLFFFPGPTPALVQQQHASITGPTILPPYFSLGFHQCRWNYRSTEDSLGVDQGFDQHNLPYDVLWLDIEHTDNKKYFTWDKDTFPDPKLLVGTLASKGRKLVTIKDPHVRVEPGYFVHDEAMQGDYYVKSSSGDGPYVGQCWPGRSSWPDFYNKRTRDWYATFFHHDRYEGGSHDVHTWVDMNEPSIFDGPEKTIRRDAKHTSDSGKLVDNKYIHNIYSLYTVMSAHQGHLESSKGLDHVKRPFILTRSFFSGSQRYSAMWTGDNMAKWDHLQNSFPELLSLSVSNYVFIGADAGGFFFDPSEELFVRWMQAAVFYPFMRTHSHLETKRREPWMFGGAATDRIRAALALRYSLLPYIYTQFFISHRTGSTIMRPLFYEFPHEEQFYDEQYTFMFGPSLLASPVINEGETEKVIPIPSGSKWYSYATGEVVLPGQHRVKVDMDSIPFFLRGGHIIPAKLRMRRGTFGTKHDPFTLYVALNDKGNSAGELFIDDGESFNYESGAYIHRLLSFTDGRLVNTVHPNSTANAMFTAKNRVERIIILGYEGKPKVAMIEVPTQSVIMGREVDCEIEDGSLVLRNPDLPISDDWTIVLKR; via the coding sequence ATGATGCTATCGCTTGTGCTATCGTTGATTTTCCTCTCCGTCACCACTGTCAGAAGTAAAGAAATCACGAAGCTGAATTCCGAGTTCAACCTTGATGCCTCGGACTATGGCGAGGGAATACTCCGTCTTGTGTTGAAGCCAAATAAGGACTGGTTTTATGAGGTGGATTCGGTAGTGGTAAGGGAGCCAGTGGTCGGGGAACTTCAATCAAAATGCGACGGTGCTAGTTGCACAATTTCCAGTGGGAACTGTGCCATCACCACAACAGTGGAAGGAAACAGATTCCAGGCAAATTACCAGTGTGCTGGCTCCATGCTGACCTCCGTGGATCTATCATTGGATCACCTAGAGGAACCATCTGTgaacttttcctttccagtCGCTCAGCGTCTCTACGGCATTCCGGAGCATTCTATGGATCTGGCTCTGAAGGGAGATGTCACCTATCTGATGTACAACACAGACGCATTCCAGTATAAAATCAACGACCCCCAACCACTGTATGGTTCTATTCCCTTTCTCATCGCGCACTCAGTGAAAGTAACCACTGGTGTGCTCTTCCTTAACAGTGCCGGAATGAAGGTAAAAGTGCTGTCCGAAAATGGGATGGGTTGCCAGTGGGACGCTGAGGCTGGGTTAGTTGatttattcttctttccagGCCCCACACCTGCCCTagtgcaacaacaacatgccTCTATCACGGGTCCTACAATTCTTCCCCCATACTTCAGCCTGGGTTTTCACCAGTGCAGGTGGAATTACCGCAGTACGGAGGACTCGCTCGGTGTTGATCAAGGCTTCGACCAACACAATCTTCCCTACGACGTTCTGTGGCTTGACATCGAACACACtgataacaaaaaatattttacgTGGGACAAGGACACATTTCCCGACCCTAAGTTGCTTGTTGGGACGTTAGCCTCAAAAGGTCGAAAGCTTGTAACTATCAAAGATCCTCACGTTAGGGTCGAGCCGGGCTATTTTGTACACGATGAGGCCATGCAGGGTGATTACTacgtgaagagcagcagtgGGGACGGGCCCTACGTTGGGCAATGCTGGCCGGGTCGCAGTTCGTGGCCGGATTTTTATAACAAAAGGACACGGGACTGGTACGCCACATTCTTTCACCACGATAGGTATGAGGGGGGAAGCCATGATGTTCACACATGGGTTGATATGAACGAACCATCCATATTTGATGGACCTGAAAAGACAATTCGTCGCGATGCCAAACACACCAGTGATAGCGGGAAGTTGGTTGATAACAAATACATTCACAACATATATTCGTTGTATACCGTGATGAGCGCACACCAGGGGCACTTGGAGTCCAGCAAAGGACTTGACCACGTGAAGCGGCCCTTCATTCTTACACGGAGCTTCTTCTCTGGCTCACAGCGTTATTCAGCCATGTGGACCGGAGACAACATGGCAAAGTGGGATCACCTACAGAATTCCTTCCCAGAACTTCTGTCCCTTTCGGTCTCCAACTACGTTTTCATTGGTGCGGATGCGGGTGGCTTCTTCTTTGATCCAAGCGAGGAACTCTTCGTGCGGTGGATGCAGGCAGCCGTTTTCTACCCGTTTATGCGGACGCATTCACACTTGGAAACGAAGCGTCGTGAACCATGGATGTTCGGTGGGGCCGCGACGGACAGAATCCGTGCCGCCCTGGCGCTTCGCTATTCGCTTCTCCCCTACATCTACACACAGTTCTTCATCAGCCATAGGACTGGCTCAACTATCATGAGGCCCCTCTTTTATGAGTTCCCCCATGAGGAACAATTCTATGATGAACAGTACACTTTCATGTTTGGTCCGTCGCTGCTTGCATCGCCTGTCATCAACGAAGGTGAGACAGAAAAGGTTATTCCCATTCCTAGCGGCAGTAAATGGTATTCTTATGCCACTGGTGAAGTGGTCCTGCCAGGCCAGCACCGCGTCAAAGTGGATATGGACTCTATACCGTTTTTTCTCCGCGGTGGCCACATCATTCCAGCAAAGTTGCGCATGCGTAGAGGGACATTCGGAACCAAGCATGATCCCTTCACCCTCTACGTCGCGCTGAACGATAAAGGCAATAGTGCGGGAGAGTTATTCATTGATGACGGAGAGTCATTTAACTATGAGTCGGGGGCATACATCCACAGACTGCTGTCATTTACTGATGGCCGCCTTGTCAACACGGTGCACCCTAATTCGACGGCGAATGCGATGTTTACCGCAAAGAACAGGGTGGAAAGGATTATCATTCTCGGGTACGAAGGAAAGCCGAAGGTGGCCATGATAGAAGTGCCAACGCAGTCAGTCATTATGGGACGGGAAGTTGACTGTGAGATAGAGGACGGGTCCCTTGTACTGCGGAACCCGGATCTTCCAATAAGTGACGACTGGACCATTGTGCTGAAGAGATAG
- a CDS encoding serine/threonine protein phosphatase type 5,putative yields the protein MAGVEEADKLKQLGNAAFSERKWHLAIDMYTKAIELTKTPTLFCNRALAELRAELPGAALADADAALGIEPTFAKAYYHKASAYLSLGKHKQALTNYKKVVDLAPQNTDAQAKVEFCKKEIRRINFENAITTPDEAPLSQTIKLGSVRADYDGPRIENETVTVEFVEAMKEHFRLEKLIDRHDVIFILLEVQKILKKCPNFVSINVPVGEDITVCGDTHGQYYDLLNIFKLNGNPLETNRYLFNGDFVDRGSYSFENIMTLFAYKVLYPDHFFLSRGNHEGISMNRMYGFEGEVTQKYNSEMFRLFTEVFNSLPIGHIINNEVFVVHGGLYSSDKVTLDDLQHPNRFRDIPESGLICESLWSDPQPMPGRAPSKRGVSCLSFGPDVTETFLNNNNLKLLVRSHEVKDEGYEIEHGGKCITVFSAPNYCDQMGNKGAFIRFTGGDMKPRFTTFAHVPHPGKRPMHYATGFGLF from the coding sequence ATGGCCGGGGTAGAGGAAGCAGACAAGCTGAAGCAGCTGGGAAACGCAGCCTTTAGTGAGCGCAAGTGGCACCTTGCCATTGACATGTATACGAAGGCTATCGAACTGACAAAAACGCCAACATTGTTTTGCAACCGTGCACTTGCAGAGCTTAGAGCTGAGCTTCCCGGTGCGGCGCTTGCTGACGCTGATGCGGCGTTAGGGATAGAGCCAACCTTCGCAAAGGCCTATTACCACAAGGCATCCGCGTATCTGAGCCTTGGAAAACACAAGCAGGCGCTGACAAACTACAAGAAAGTTGTAGATTTGGCACCACAAAATACCGATGCGCAGGCGAAGGTGGAGTTTTGTAAGAAGGAAATACGCAGAATCAACTTTGAAAATGCCATTACGACTCCAGACGAGGCACCGCTGTCGCAGACAATTAAACTGGGCAGTGTGCGTGCTGATTACGATGGGCCTCGTATCGAAAATGAAACCGTCACCGTAGAATTCGTGGAAGCGATGAAGGAGCATTTCAGGTTAGAGAAACTCATTGACCGGCACGACGTTATATTTATTCTGTTGGAGGTGCAGAAGATTCTGAAAAAATGCCCCAACTTTGTGTCCATCAACGTGCCAGTTGGTGAAGACATAACAGTATGTGGTGACACTCACGGGCAGTATTACGATCTCCTCAATATATTCAAGTTGAACGGGAATCCCTTGGAAACGAACCGGTACCTTTTCAACGGTGACTTTGTGGACCGCGGTTCGTACTCATTTGAAAATATCATGACGCTGTTTGCGTACAAAGTACTTTACCCGGATCACTTTTTCTTATCTCGTGGGAACCATGAGGGTATTTCCATGAACCGAATGTATGGGTTTGAAGGGGAAGTAACCCAAAAGTACAACAGCGAAATGTTTCGCCTCTTCACGGAGGTATTCAACAGTCTTCCAATCGGTCACATTATTAACAACGAGGTGTTTGTAGTGCACGGCGGTCTTTACTCCTCGGATAAGGTGACATTGGACGACCTGCAACACCCTAACCGATTCCGTGATATACCTGAGAGCGGTCTAATCTGCGAAAGCCTGTGGTCCGATCCACAGCCGATGCCTGGGCGAGCCCCAAGTAAGCGTGGGGTGAGCTGCCTGTCTTTCGGGCCGGACGTAACCGAAACGTTCctaaacaataacaacctTAAACTGCTCGTACGCTCTCATGAGGTAAAGGACGAGGGGTACGAGATAGAACACGGTGGCAAATGCATTACAGTCTTCAGCGCACCAAACTATTGTGACCAAATGGGCAACAAGGGAGCATTCATCCGTTTTACCGGCGGTGACATGAAACCAAGATTCACAACGTTCGCGCACGTGCCGCATCCTGGGAAACGGCCAATGCATTACGCCACAGGATTTGGCCTGTTTTGA